A window of the Bradyrhizobium ottawaense genome harbors these coding sequences:
- a CDS encoding ABC transporter ATP-binding protein produces the protein MADEFILETHGLTKEFAGFFAVRDVGLKVRRGSIHALIGPNGAGKTTCFNLLTKFLKPSAGQILYKGKDITAMAPADVARLGLVRSFQISAVFPHLTALENVRVALQRQHGASFDFWRSKTVLDRFNGRARELLNDVGLSEFADTPAVEMAYGRKRALEIATTLALDPEMMLLDEPMAGMGHEDIDKVAALIKRISAKYTILMVEHNLNVVANLSDTITVLTRGQVLAEGNYAQLSKDERVKEAYLGAGHE, from the coding sequence TTGGCTGATGAGTTCATTCTCGAAACCCACGGATTGACCAAGGAATTCGCGGGTTTCTTTGCCGTTCGCGACGTTGGCCTCAAGGTGCGCCGCGGCAGCATTCATGCGTTGATCGGGCCCAACGGCGCCGGCAAGACGACGTGTTTCAACCTCCTGACCAAGTTCCTGAAGCCCTCGGCCGGCCAGATCCTGTACAAGGGCAAGGACATTACCGCGATGGCGCCGGCCGATGTGGCCCGGCTCGGTCTGGTGCGGTCGTTCCAGATTTCGGCGGTGTTTCCGCACCTGACGGCGCTCGAGAACGTGCGGGTCGCGTTGCAGCGCCAGCACGGCGCTTCGTTCGATTTCTGGCGCTCCAAGACCGTGCTCGACCGCTTCAACGGCCGCGCACGCGAGTTGCTGAACGATGTGGGCCTGAGCGAATTTGCCGACACGCCGGCCGTCGAGATGGCCTATGGGCGCAAGCGCGCGCTTGAAATCGCAACGACGCTGGCTCTCGACCCCGAGATGATGCTGCTCGACGAGCCGATGGCCGGCATGGGCCACGAGGACATCGACAAGGTCGCTGCGCTGATCAAGCGCATTTCGGCGAAGTACACCATCCTGATGGTCGAGCATAATCTCAACGTCGTGGCCAACCTCTCGGACACCATCACGGTGTTGACGCGCGGTCAGGTGCTGGCGGAAGGCAATTACGCCCAACTGTCCAAGGACGAGCGCGTCAAGGAAGCCTATCTGGGGGCCGGCCATGAGTGA
- a CDS encoding branched-chain amino acid ABC transporter permease, protein MSALTDDTLPVTPRAMRDEMIVFAVMAVLLGLVPWSGIYPFFVMQALCFALLACAFNLLIGYGGLLSFGHAMFLGTAGYISAHALKVWGLSPELGILAGTAGAAALGVVTGLIAIRRQGIYFSMITLALSQLLYFIYLQTPFTHGEDGIQGIPQGHLFGIFDLSKPTVLYYVVLAGFLAGFLLIYRTINSPFGEVLKAIRENEPRAVSLGYKTDQYKLVAYILSGTIAGFAGSLKVFVAQNASLTDVHWSMSGEIVLMTLVGGLGTVFGPVVGAFVIIAMQQYLAGFGQWVTVIQGVIFVACVLTFRRGVIGEIAHFFRRSL, encoded by the coding sequence ATGAGCGCATTGACTGACGACACTCTCCCGGTAACGCCGCGCGCGATGCGCGACGAGATGATCGTGTTCGCCGTGATGGCGGTGCTGCTGGGTCTCGTGCCCTGGAGCGGCATCTATCCGTTCTTCGTGATGCAGGCGTTGTGCTTTGCGCTGCTGGCCTGCGCCTTCAATCTGCTGATCGGCTATGGCGGTCTGCTTTCCTTCGGCCACGCGATGTTTCTGGGCACCGCGGGCTATATCTCGGCGCATGCGCTGAAGGTCTGGGGGCTATCGCCCGAACTCGGCATCCTGGCCGGCACCGCGGGTGCGGCCGCGCTCGGCGTCGTCACCGGGCTGATCGCGATCCGCCGCCAGGGCATCTATTTCTCGATGATCACGCTGGCGCTGTCGCAGCTTTTGTATTTCATCTATCTGCAGACCCCGTTCACCCATGGTGAGGACGGCATTCAGGGCATCCCGCAGGGCCACCTGTTCGGGATCTTCGACCTCTCCAAGCCGACGGTGCTTTACTACGTCGTACTGGCCGGCTTTCTCGCCGGCTTCCTGCTGATCTACCGCACCATCAACTCGCCGTTCGGCGAAGTGCTGAAAGCGATCCGCGAGAACGAGCCGCGCGCGGTCTCGCTGGGCTACAAGACCGACCAGTACAAGCTGGTGGCCTATATCCTGTCCGGCACCATCGCCGGATTCGCCGGTTCGCTGAAGGTGTTCGTGGCGCAGAACGCCTCGCTCACCGACGTGCACTGGTCGATGTCCGGTGAAATCGTGCTGATGACCCTGGTCGGCGGCTTGGGGACGGTGTTCGGTCCGGTGGTCGGCGCCTTCGTCATCATCGCCATGCAGCAATATCTGGCGGGTTTCGGCCAGTGGGTGACGGTGATCCAGGGTGTGATCTTCGTGGCCTGCGTGCTGACGTTCCGCCGTGGCGTGATCGGCGAGATCGCGCATTTTTTCCGGCGATCGCTCTAA
- a CDS encoding PAS domain-containing protein: MEFESAQPSVVKSIKQRDLLNTWLRLYARNQSLPRIDEYQPERIEDELPDLVFYTVDMCQQPPRLTIQSDGTRMSNAYGNTGKGRYLDEYLGARLAPIVMPVYHECIGRRLPAYTISNIDDIYGRIVAYERLLLPFSEDGTLTHIIASLKTISEDGGFEIRNLMRGGDKLPVPKLRTVIDRELFHRAPGRIPSGDVIEFG; encoded by the coding sequence TTGGAATTTGAAAGCGCCCAACCGTCGGTCGTCAAATCGATCAAGCAGCGCGACCTGCTGAATACATGGCTGCGGCTTTATGCCCGCAACCAGTCGCTGCCGCGCATCGATGAATATCAACCGGAGCGGATCGAGGACGAACTCCCCGACCTCGTCTTCTACACCGTCGACATGTGCCAACAGCCACCGCGCCTGACGATCCAGAGCGACGGCACGCGGATGTCGAACGCCTACGGCAACACCGGCAAGGGCCGCTATCTCGACGAATATCTCGGCGCAAGGCTCGCTCCGATCGTGATGCCGGTCTACCACGAGTGCATTGGCCGTCGCCTGCCCGCCTATACCATCTCCAATATCGACGACATCTACGGGAGGATCGTTGCCTATGAGCGGCTGTTGCTGCCGTTCTCGGAGGATGGCACCCTCACCCACATCATCGCGTCGCTGAAGACCATCAGCGAGGATGGCGGCTTCGAGATCAGAAACCTGATGCGCGGGGGCGACAAACTGCCGGTGCCCAAGCTCCGCACCGTCATCGATCGCGAACTCTTCCACCGCGCACCCGGCCGCATTCCGTCGGGCGACGTCATTGAATTCGGCTAA
- a CDS encoding disulfide bond formation protein B, translated as MTQTRAVTLNALSLYAAALVLAAAFAAQFMLHELPCPLCLLQRLLFATLAIGPILNIRFGPRPSHYAMSLLAAVAGAVASTRQVLLHVLPGDAGYGSALLGFHYYSWALIGFVAAIVLLAAILLFDRQFADDSTSLPADGGAFAQTAVWLVIALTAANMATTLLECGFGACADNPVVYELLKHAG; from the coding sequence ATGACCCAGACGCGTGCCGTCACGCTCAACGCGCTCAGCCTCTACGCGGCCGCGCTGGTGCTGGCGGCGGCCTTTGCAGCGCAATTCATGCTGCACGAACTGCCCTGCCCGCTGTGTCTGTTGCAACGCCTGCTGTTTGCGACGCTCGCCATCGGGCCGATCCTGAACATCCGCTTCGGCCCGCGTCCCAGCCATTATGCAATGTCGCTGCTGGCTGCGGTGGCCGGCGCGGTCGCATCGACAAGGCAGGTGCTGCTGCACGTCCTGCCTGGCGACGCCGGCTACGGTTCGGCGCTGCTCGGCTTTCACTATTATAGCTGGGCGCTGATCGGCTTCGTCGCCGCCATCGTGCTGCTGGCAGCCATCCTGCTGTTCGACCGCCAGTTTGCCGACGACAGCACCTCGTTGCCGGCCGACGGCGGCGCCTTCGCGCAAACCGCGGTCTGGCTCGTGATCGCGCTGACGGCAGCCAACATGGCGACGACGCTGCTGGAATGCGGCTTCGGCGCCTGCGCCGATAACCCTGTTGTCTACGAACTGCTCAAGCACGCCGGCTAG
- a CDS encoding glutathione S-transferase N-terminal domain-containing protein, which translates to MPDLSSFPITKRWPAKHPDRLQLYSLPTPNGVKISIMLEEIGLPYEVHLVDFSKDDQKTAEFLSLNPNGKIPAILDPNGPGGKPLGLFESGAILQYLAEKTGKLLPADSARRYQTIQWLHFQMGGIGPMFGQVGFFHKFAGKDYADKRPLERYVAESKRLLGVLETWLAGRQWIMDDEYTIADISMLGWVRNLIGFYGARELVAFDTLRHVPAWLERGLARPAVQRGLEIPKRP; encoded by the coding sequence ATGCCCGATCTCTCGAGTTTCCCGATCACCAAACGCTGGCCCGCCAAACATCCCGACCGTCTTCAGCTTTATTCGTTGCCGACGCCGAACGGCGTCAAGATATCGATCATGCTCGAAGAGATCGGGCTGCCCTACGAGGTGCATCTGGTCGACTTCAGCAAGGACGACCAGAAGACGGCGGAGTTTCTCTCGCTGAACCCGAACGGCAAGATCCCCGCGATCCTCGATCCCAATGGACCTGGCGGCAAGCCGCTGGGCCTGTTCGAGTCCGGCGCGATCCTGCAATATCTCGCCGAGAAGACCGGCAAGCTGTTGCCGGCGGATTCGGCGCGGCGATACCAGACCATCCAGTGGCTGCACTTCCAGATGGGCGGGATCGGGCCGATGTTCGGCCAGGTCGGCTTCTTCCACAAGTTCGCCGGCAAGGACTATGCCGACAAGCGGCCGCTGGAGCGCTACGTCGCGGAGTCGAAGCGGCTGCTCGGCGTGCTGGAGACGTGGCTTGCCGGCCGGCAGTGGATCATGGACGACGAATACACCATCGCCGACATTTCGATGCTGGGCTGGGTGCGCAATCTGATCGGGTTCTACGGCGCACGCGAACTGGTCGCGTTCGACACGCTCAGGCATGTGCCGGCATGGCTGGAGCGCGGCCTGGCGCGGCCCGCCGTGCAGCGCGGGCTGGAGATTCCGAAACGTCCCTAG
- a CDS encoding ArsC family reductase gives MAITIYGIKNCDTMKKARAWLDSHGIAYDFHDYKTAGIAKDKLKRWSDELGWETLLNRAGTTFRKLPDSDKEGLNERKALALMVAQPSMIKRPVLDIGGKLLAGFKPEIYAKEVTSKAGGRKA, from the coding sequence ATGGCGATTACGATCTACGGCATCAAGAACTGTGACACCATGAAGAAGGCCCGTGCCTGGCTCGACAGCCACGGCATCGCCTACGACTTTCACGACTACAAGACCGCGGGCATTGCCAAGGACAAACTCAAGCGATGGTCCGACGAACTCGGCTGGGAAACATTGCTCAACCGCGCCGGCACGACATTCCGCAAACTGCCCGATAGCGACAAGGAAGGTCTCAACGAGCGCAAGGCGCTGGCGTTGATGGTGGCGCAGCCGTCGATGATCAAGCGTCCGGTGCTGGACATCGGCGGCAAGTTGCTGGCCGGGTTCAAGCCGGAGATCTATGCGAAGGAAGTGACGTCGAAGGCGGGCGGGCGAAAAGCCTAG
- a CDS encoding ABC transporter ATP-binding protein gives MAEAATKPAVTQVLSVQDLQAWYGESHILHGVNFNVNAGEVVTLLGRNGAGKTTTLKSIMGIIGKRTGSIRFDNQDIIRTSSDRIARMGIAFCPEERGIFASLDVRENLLLPPIVRPGGLSLDQIFDLFPNLKERLNSQGTKLSGGEQQMLAIARILRTGARFLMLDEPTEGLAPVIIQQIGHTIARLKSEGFTILLVEQNFRFASTVADRYYIVEHGKVIDGFANSELSANMDKLHTYLGV, from the coding sequence ATGGCCGAGGCCGCAACCAAACCGGCGGTAACGCAGGTTCTCTCCGTTCAGGATCTGCAGGCCTGGTACGGCGAATCCCACATCCTTCACGGCGTCAATTTCAATGTGAATGCCGGCGAAGTGGTCACGCTGCTCGGCCGCAACGGCGCCGGCAAGACCACGACGCTGAAGTCGATCATGGGGATCATCGGCAAGCGCACCGGCTCGATCCGCTTCGACAACCAGGACATCATCCGCACCTCGTCCGACAGGATCGCGCGGATGGGGATTGCCTTCTGCCCGGAGGAGCGGGGCATTTTTGCCAGCCTCGACGTGCGCGAAAACCTGCTGCTGCCGCCGATCGTGCGCCCCGGCGGCCTGTCGCTCGATCAGATCTTCGACCTGTTTCCGAACCTGAAGGAGCGCCTCAACAGCCAGGGCACCAAGCTCTCGGGCGGCGAACAGCAGATGCTGGCGATCGCCAGAATCCTGCGCACCGGCGCGCGCTTCCTGATGCTGGACGAGCCGACCGAGGGGCTGGCGCCCGTCATCATCCAGCAGATCGGCCACACCATCGCGCGGCTGAAGTCGGAAGGTTTCACGATCCTGCTGGTCGAGCAGAATTTCCGCTTCGCCTCGACGGTTGCCGATCGCTACTACATCGTCGAGCACGGCAAGGTGATCGACGGATTTGCCAATTCCGAGCTGTCGGCCAACATGGACAAGCTCCACACCTATCTCGGCGTCTGA
- a CDS encoding ABC transporter substrate-binding protein, which translates to MKYRISTLILGTALALATNGGALAQDKTVKVGVLTDNSGLYSDLGGAGSTLAAQMAIEDSGMAAKGWKIDLISADHQNKPDIATTIARQWIDVEKVDVLMDVLNSGVALAVNNVVKEKNSVMINSGAASSDLTNAQCTPNTVHWTYDTYMLAHSTGAALVKAGGDTWYFLTADYAFGAALERDTTAVVLASGGKVIGGVKHPLNSSDFSSFLLQAQASKAKIIGMANAGGDTTNTIKQAAEFGIVAGGQKLAGLLLFISDVHSLGLNVAQGLNLSSTFYWDMNDQTRAFSKRFSDRMKTKAMPTMVQAGVYSGLLHYFKALEALGSNPHDGAKEVAKMKELPTDDALFGKGSIQPNGRALHPAYLFEVKKPSESKGPWDYYKLIGTTPGDQAFRPLSESACPLLKK; encoded by the coding sequence ATGAAATATCGTATTTCGACTCTCATCCTCGGCACCGCCCTGGCGTTGGCTACGAATGGCGGCGCTCTGGCGCAGGACAAGACCGTCAAGGTCGGCGTCCTCACCGACAATTCCGGGCTTTATTCCGATCTCGGCGGCGCCGGCTCGACGCTGGCGGCGCAGATGGCGATCGAGGACTCCGGGATGGCTGCCAAAGGCTGGAAGATCGACCTGATTTCGGCCGACCATCAGAACAAGCCGGACATCGCCACCACCATTGCGCGCCAATGGATCGACGTCGAGAAGGTCGACGTCCTGATGGACGTGCTCAATTCCGGCGTTGCGCTTGCGGTCAATAACGTCGTGAAGGAAAAAAACAGCGTGATGATCAACTCGGGCGCCGCGAGTTCCGATCTGACCAACGCCCAATGCACGCCGAATACGGTTCACTGGACCTACGATACCTACATGCTGGCCCACAGCACCGGTGCGGCGCTGGTCAAGGCCGGTGGCGACACCTGGTACTTCCTCACGGCCGATTACGCCTTCGGCGCGGCGCTTGAGCGCGACACCACGGCCGTCGTCCTCGCCTCCGGCGGCAAGGTGATCGGTGGCGTGAAGCATCCGCTCAATTCGTCGGACTTCTCGTCCTTCCTGCTGCAGGCCCAGGCCTCGAAGGCCAAGATCATCGGCATGGCCAACGCCGGCGGCGACACCACCAACACGATCAAGCAGGCTGCCGAATTCGGCATCGTCGCGGGCGGGCAGAAGCTCGCGGGACTGCTGCTGTTCATCAGCGACGTGCACTCGCTTGGTCTGAACGTCGCGCAGGGCCTCAACCTGAGTTCGACGTTCTATTGGGACATGAACGATCAGACCCGGGCGTTCTCCAAGCGTTTCTCCGATCGCATGAAGACCAAGGCGATGCCGACCATGGTGCAGGCTGGCGTCTATTCCGGGCTCCTGCATTACTTCAAGGCGCTCGAGGCGCTCGGAAGCAATCCGCATGACGGTGCCAAGGAGGTCGCGAAGATGAAGGAGCTTCCGACCGACGATGCACTGTTCGGCAAAGGCAGCATTCAGCCGAACGGCCGGGCGCTACATCCGGCCTACCTGTTCGAGGTCAAGAAACCGTCCGAATCCAAGGGGCCGTGGGACTATTACAAGCTGATCGGAACGACACCCGGAGACCAGGCGTTCAGGCCACTTTCGGAAAGTGCGTGCCCGCTTCTGAAGAAGTAA
- a CDS encoding SDR family oxidoreductase: MTDDTTAAKLGLTDAELAVHPTVFASGALKDRVVVVSGGAGGIGRAIAWLCARLGAHVAVVGRNQTKLDSLVAEMADRDLKASAYVTDIREPDAVNALFDTVWAAHGRVDGLINSAGGQFPQAAIDFSVKGWNAVINTNLNGTWYMMQAAAQRWRDHKHPGNIVNIVVVTTHGLHGIAHTIAARSGVIGLSRAVAVEWAPLNIRVNCVAPGVIETEGWNVYSPAARAAYPRSNPMMRNGTTFDVAEACVYFAAPSGKFVTGEMLTVDGGGQLWGETWTTGKPAYFGGDDT, encoded by the coding sequence ATGACTGATGATACGACGGCAGCAAAACTTGGTCTGACCGACGCGGAGCTCGCGGTTCATCCGACCGTCTTCGCAAGCGGCGCGCTGAAGGACCGGGTTGTCGTGGTGTCCGGCGGCGCCGGCGGCATCGGGCGGGCAATCGCCTGGCTGTGCGCGCGGCTGGGCGCGCATGTCGCCGTCGTCGGCCGCAATCAAACCAAGCTCGACTCGCTGGTCGCCGAAATGGCCGACCGCGATCTCAAGGCATCCGCCTACGTCACCGACATCCGGGAGCCCGACGCGGTCAACGCGCTGTTCGACACCGTCTGGGCCGCGCATGGGCGCGTCGACGGATTGATCAACAGCGCCGGCGGGCAATTTCCGCAGGCCGCGATCGATTTTTCGGTGAAGGGCTGGAACGCCGTCATCAACACCAATCTGAACGGCACCTGGTACATGATGCAAGCCGCGGCGCAGCGCTGGCGTGACCACAAGCACCCCGGCAACATCGTCAACATCGTGGTCGTCACCACCCACGGTCTCCACGGCATCGCGCACACGATCGCCGCGCGCAGCGGCGTGATCGGATTGTCGCGGGCGGTCGCGGTCGAATGGGCGCCGCTGAACATCAGGGTGAACTGCGTGGCGCCCGGGGTCATCGAGACCGAGGGCTGGAACGTCTATTCGCCGGCAGCCCGCGCCGCCTACCCGCGCTCCAATCCGATGATGCGCAACGGAACGACGTTCGACGTCGCCGAGGCCTGCGTCTATTTCGCCGCGCCGTCCGGCAAATTCGTCACCGGCGAAATGCTGACGGTCGATGGCGGCGGTCAGCTCTGGGGCGAGACCTGGACCACCGGCAAGCCGGCCTATTTCGGCGGCGACGACACGTAG
- a CDS encoding DUF47 domain-containing protein, whose translation MMRWFRAFLPKEERFFDLFDRHAQTVVQGATALQDMLRGGDETPVFCQRVNQFENEADGITREVLTAVRRTFITPFDRVDIKNLITSMDDAIDQMQQTAKAVVLFEVRTFEPPMREIGTLLVECANLVGRALPLMQSIGENVAMLTAITEELGKLEGRVDDLHDIGLKELFLKHRNANAMDFVVGAEIYKHLEKVADRFDDVANEINSIVIEQV comes from the coding sequence CTGATGCGCTGGTTTCGTGCCTTCTTGCCGAAAGAAGAGCGGTTTTTCGACCTGTTTGACCGGCACGCCCAGACGGTCGTGCAGGGCGCAACGGCATTGCAGGACATGCTGCGCGGCGGCGACGAGACGCCGGTATTCTGCCAGCGCGTCAACCAGTTCGAGAACGAGGCCGACGGCATCACCCGAGAAGTGCTGACCGCCGTTCGCCGGACCTTCATCACGCCGTTCGACCGCGTCGACATCAAGAACCTGATCACTTCGATGGACGACGCCATCGACCAGATGCAGCAGACCGCGAAGGCGGTGGTGCTGTTCGAGGTCCGCACCTTCGAGCCGCCGATGCGCGAGATCGGAACGTTGCTGGTCGAATGCGCCAACCTGGTCGGGCGCGCGCTGCCGCTGATGCAGTCGATCGGCGAAAACGTCGCGATGCTGACCGCGATCACCGAGGAACTCGGCAAGCTGGAAGGCCGCGTCGACGACCTCCACGACATCGGGCTGAAGGAGCTGTTCCTCAAGCATCGCAATGCCAACGCCATGGATTTCGTGGTCGGCGCCGAGATCTACAAGCATCTCGAAAAGGTTGCGGACCGCTTCGACGACGTCGCCAACGAGATCAACAGTATCGTGATCGAACAGGTATAG
- a CDS encoding branched-chain amino acid ABC transporter permease: MQALYAQLLVGLINGSFYALLSLGLAVIFGMLNIINFAHGAVYMMGAFVAYFLLSLMGLGYWWALIIAPIVVGIFGMILERTMLQWLAGLDHLYGLLLTFGMALIIQGVFQNYFGSSGLPYAIPDELKGGMNLGFMFLPIYRGWVVIFSLVVCLATWYTIERTRLGSYLRAATENPTLVRAFGINVPRMITLTFGLGVGLAALAGVLSAPINQVRPLMGADLIIVVFAVVVIGGMGSIMGSIITGFALGVIEGMTKYFYPEASNTVVFVLMVLVLLVKPTGLTGRAA; encoded by the coding sequence ATGCAGGCACTCTACGCACAGCTCCTGGTGGGACTGATCAACGGATCGTTCTACGCGCTGCTCAGTCTCGGGCTCGCCGTGATCTTCGGCATGCTCAACATCATCAATTTCGCCCATGGCGCCGTCTACATGATGGGCGCCTTCGTTGCGTATTTCCTTCTGAGCCTGATGGGCCTCGGCTACTGGTGGGCGCTGATCATCGCGCCCATCGTGGTCGGCATCTTCGGCATGATCCTGGAACGGACCATGCTGCAGTGGCTGGCAGGCCTCGACCATCTCTATGGCCTGCTGCTGACCTTCGGCATGGCGCTGATCATTCAGGGCGTGTTCCAGAATTATTTCGGCTCCTCGGGCCTGCCTTACGCGATCCCCGATGAGTTGAAGGGCGGCATGAATCTCGGCTTCATGTTCCTGCCGATCTATCGCGGCTGGGTCGTGATCTTCTCGCTCGTGGTCTGCCTGGCGACCTGGTACACCATCGAACGGACCCGGCTCGGATCCTACCTGCGCGCGGCGACCGAGAACCCGACGCTGGTGCGCGCCTTCGGCATCAACGTGCCGCGCATGATCACGCTGACCTTCGGGCTTGGCGTCGGTTTGGCAGCGCTGGCCGGTGTGCTGTCGGCGCCGATCAACCAGGTGCGACCTTTGATGGGCGCCGACCTGATCATCGTCGTGTTCGCGGTGGTGGTGATCGGCGGCATGGGGTCCATCATGGGATCGATCATCACGGGCTTTGCGCTCGGCGTGATCGAAGGAATGACCAAATACTTTTATCCCGAGGCTTCCAACACCGTGGTCTTCGTCCTGATGGTGCTGGTGTTGCTGGTGAAGCCAACGGGACTGACCGGACGGGCGGCCTGA
- a CDS encoding 2'-5' RNA ligase family protein has product MSGIANFDSARLFLAAIPDTGTAARIHRLAGVLKRAHQFNGKLIEPERLHVSLFFLGGLPEPDIRAACAAAAEVRMEPFEVLFDRTASFRGKGDSRPFVLVGDNGLQRLISFRRMLGDVMMRKGLRKVANTNFAPHVTLLYDARAVEEYPVEPICWTVNEFVLIRSLRGHDCLARWSLDARSVA; this is encoded by the coding sequence ATGAGTGGAATTGCAAATTTTGATAGTGCCCGGTTATTTCTCGCAGCCATTCCCGACACGGGCACCGCGGCTCGAATCCACAGGCTAGCCGGCGTTCTCAAGCGCGCTCACCAATTCAATGGCAAGCTGATCGAACCTGAACGCTTGCACGTTTCGCTGTTCTTTCTCGGCGGTTTGCCGGAGCCGGACATCCGGGCCGCATGTGCGGCTGCTGCGGAAGTGCGAATGGAGCCGTTCGAGGTTCTATTCGACCGCACCGCGAGCTTTCGCGGCAAGGGTGACAGTCGCCCGTTTGTGCTGGTCGGAGATAATGGATTACAGCGGCTGATATCGTTTCGCCGTATGCTCGGCGATGTGATGATGCGAAAAGGTCTGCGGAAGGTGGCAAACACGAATTTCGCGCCGCATGTGACGCTGCTCTACGACGCGCGTGCCGTGGAAGAGTATCCGGTCGAGCCGATCTGCTGGACCGTGAACGAGTTCGTGCTCATTCGCAGCCTGAGGGGCCATGATTGCCTGGCGCGGTGGTCGTTGGATGCGCGATCCGTTGCTTGA
- a CDS encoding DUF5993 family protein yields MEFTLLFLAIAVVMLAAWRGPRPLALGLFAAVMIACVATYLHHATDTLKLSF; encoded by the coding sequence ATGGAATTCACCCTGTTGTTTCTGGCCATCGCCGTCGTGATGCTGGCCGCCTGGCGCGGCCCGCGGCCGCTGGCGCTCGGCCTGTTCGCGGCCGTCATGATCGCGTGCGTCGCAACCTATCTGCACCACGCAACCGATACGCTGAAACTGTCGTTCTGA
- a CDS encoding dicarboxylate/amino acid:cation symporter, whose amino-acid sequence MTTEAIRPAVRHQPWYRVLYLQVLIAIGLGVLVGRFYPDLGRELKPLGDGFIALIKMMIAPVIFCTVVHGISSMGDLKRVGRVGLKALIYFEVVSTVALAIGLIVGEVLQPGHGFNIDPATIDPNSVATYVTKAKEEGIVAHLLGIIPDSYFGALARGDLLQVLLVSILSGFAVAFLGKAGEPISRAVDQAAKMFFGIIRMIVRLAPLGAFGAMAFTVGAYGLTSLWNLIALIATFYLTSILFVLIVLGSIARLSGFSIIRFILYIKDELLIVLGTSSSETVLPQMIQKMEHLGASRPVVGLVIPTGYSFNLDGTNIYMTLATLFLAQATNTHLTIWQELGILGIAIITSKGASGVTGAGFITLAATLSIVPDIPIQSIAILVGIDKFMSECRALTNLIGNGVACIVISRSEGELDKDKLHEAMAHPIELGEALEPGAA is encoded by the coding sequence ATGACAACAGAAGCGATCCGTCCCGCCGTCCGTCATCAACCGTGGTACAGGGTCCTCTACCTTCAGGTCCTGATCGCGATCGGGCTCGGCGTTCTGGTCGGCCGGTTCTATCCGGATCTGGGCAGGGAGCTGAAGCCGCTCGGCGACGGTTTCATCGCCCTGATCAAGATGATGATTGCGCCGGTGATCTTCTGCACCGTCGTGCATGGCATCTCCTCGATGGGCGACCTGAAGCGCGTTGGCCGGGTCGGGCTCAAGGCCTTGATCTATTTCGAGGTGGTCTCGACGGTGGCGCTCGCCATCGGCCTGATCGTCGGCGAAGTGCTGCAGCCCGGTCACGGCTTCAACATCGATCCGGCCACGATCGACCCCAACTCCGTGGCCACCTACGTCACCAAGGCGAAGGAAGAAGGCATCGTCGCCCACCTGCTCGGGATCATTCCCGACAGCTACTTCGGCGCGCTCGCCCGCGGCGACCTGCTGCAGGTGCTGCTGGTTTCGATTCTCTCCGGCTTTGCCGTGGCATTTCTCGGCAAGGCCGGCGAGCCGATTTCCCGTGCCGTCGACCAGGCCGCCAAGATGTTCTTTGGCATCATCCGCATGATCGTGCGCCTCGCGCCGCTCGGTGCGTTCGGCGCGATGGCGTTCACGGTCGGCGCCTATGGCCTCACTTCGCTGTGGAACCTGATCGCGCTGATCGCGACTTTCTATCTCACCAGCATTCTGTTCGTATTGATCGTGCTGGGTTCGATTGCGAGGCTTTCTGGGTTCTCGATCATTCGCTTCATCCTCTACATCAAGGATGAACTGCTGATCGTGCTCGGAACGTCGTCGTCGGAAACCGTGCTGCCGCAGATGATCCAGAAGATGGAGCATCTCGGCGCGTCGCGGCCGGTGGTCGGCCTCGTCATCCCGACCGGCTACAGCTTCAATCTCGACGGCACCAACATCTATATGACGCTGGCGACGCTGTTCCTGGCACAGGCGACCAACACCCACCTGACGATCTGGCAGGAGCTCGGCATTCTCGGCATTGCCATCATCACCTCGAAGGGCGCTTCCGGCGTCACCGGCGCGGGCTTTATCACGCTGGCGGCGACCCTTTCGATCGTGCCCGACATACCGATCCAGTCGATCGCCATTCTGGTCGGCATCGACAAGTTCATGAGCGAATGCCGCGCGCTGACCAATCTGATCGGCAACGGCGTGGCCTGCATCGTCATCAGCCGTTCGGAGGGCGAACTGGACAAGGACAAGCTGCACGAAGCCATGGCGCATCCGATCGAATTGGGCGAGGCGCTCGAGCCGGGTGCGGCATAG